In the genome of Ralstonia pickettii DTP0602, one region contains:
- a CDS encoding ABC transporter permease (K14432: ABF; ABA responsive element binding factor) has product MLLLRRNVARPLRAATAAILLPFALHATASTTKVSDGVVKIAVLTDMSGIFSELGGRGSVIATKMAIDDFIAEAKPSFNIEMVYADHQNKPDVGANKVRQWYDTQQVDMVVDAINSAVAISASNVTREKNRLLIVTGAGSMRLTNEDCSRNTISYTWDTYSTSRPQAVAITKNGDRNWYFVTVDYALGHSIEQDGAAAVKSAGGNVLGSARHPINTPDFSSFMLQAQASKAQAIGIASAGSDLVNAVKAAQEFGLTKNQTVVPLSGSITDVHALGLQVANGMVLTEGFYWDLDDKTRAWSQRFFDRHKRMPNLIHAGTYSAVLTYLKAVQATGTDAALDVRKKLGQMSINDVFARNGRIREDGRMVHDMYLVQVKKPSESKRPWDYFHVKSVIPGDKAFQPLDETRCGHVKRPG; this is encoded by the coding sequence ATGCTTTTGCTCCGCCGAAATGTGGCCCGGCCCTTGCGGGCGGCTACTGCAGCCATCCTTCTCCCATTCGCCCTACATGCAACGGCTTCGACCACCAAAGTCTCGGACGGGGTAGTAAAGATTGCCGTCCTAACCGACATGTCCGGTATCTTCTCTGAGCTTGGCGGGCGAGGTTCAGTAATTGCCACAAAAATGGCAATCGACGATTTTATAGCTGAGGCCAAGCCAAGCTTCAACATCGAGATGGTGTACGCCGACCATCAAAACAAGCCTGATGTCGGTGCTAATAAGGTTCGCCAGTGGTATGACACCCAGCAAGTCGACATGGTCGTCGACGCTATCAATTCAGCCGTAGCAATCTCCGCCTCTAATGTCACGCGCGAAAAGAATCGACTTTTGATCGTGACTGGAGCAGGCAGTATGCGCCTCACAAACGAGGATTGCTCACGAAATACTATCAGCTATACCTGGGATACTTATTCGACATCCCGACCACAAGCCGTTGCAATAACTAAAAATGGTGATCGCAATTGGTATTTTGTAACGGTTGACTATGCACTGGGCCACTCCATTGAACAGGATGGTGCAGCTGCAGTGAAATCAGCCGGTGGGAATGTCTTGGGAAGCGCAAGACATCCAATAAATACTCCAGATTTTTCTTCTTTCATGTTGCAAGCCCAAGCTTCCAAGGCACAAGCTATAGGGATCGCCAGTGCGGGCAGTGATCTGGTCAACGCTGTAAAGGCTGCACAAGAGTTCGGTTTAACAAAGAATCAGACAGTAGTTCCACTGTCAGGATCAATTACCGATGTGCATGCACTAGGGTTGCAGGTAGCCAATGGTATGGTGCTAACTGAAGGCTTTTATTGGGATCTGGATGATAAGACCCGTGCTTGGAGTCAACGATTCTTCGATCGGCACAAACGCATGCCGAATTTGATTCATGCCGGCACGTATTCTGCGGTTCTGACTTACTTGAAGGCCGTGCAAGCAACTGGTACCGACGCCGCGCTGGATGTTCGAAAAAAGCTGGGGCAGATGTCGATCAATGATGTCTTCGCCCGCAATGGGCGAATTCGCGAAGATGGCCGGATGGTTCACGACATGTATCTCGTCCAGGTAAAGAAGCCTTCGGAATCGAAACGGCCATGGGATTATTTCCACGTTAAATCTGTAATTCCTGGCGACAAGGCCTTTCAACCGCTTGATGAAACACGTTGTGGACACGTAAAACGTCCAGGATGA